Genomic segment of Drosophila takahashii strain IR98-3 E-12201 chromosome X, DtakHiC1v2, whole genome shotgun sequence:
TACCTGGTCCTCGATCCCTTGCTAAACAAAGGATTAGTTAACACTTGATTatcacacagaaaaaataattggcaaaagatcagattgatatgagcagatcaagttattcatataattttgatCTTACTTTACAAtgtttgttcaaaaaatactgaatttggtattttaaaatgaaatgatgAAATATCaagtttacatttttgaatcataaattgacattaatcatatccgctctttattgatatgaaataaggtagaaatgacCCTATTTCAAGGTAAAAAagaccctatttcatatcaaattcgTTTTTCCGTGATGTATTTAAGCTCTAACTTACATATCATTCAGGATGCTGAGTGCCCGCTTCCGGAATGCCGGAGCATTGACCAGCATACGCATAACCGGCGGACCATCCTCCAAGCCCCTGACCACCGTGAACAGGAACATAAAGGGCATCAGGTCGAAGCGTATGGGCTGCATCATATTCAAGGCCAAGTGCTTGCGCTGCGGCCACTTGTAGTTCAGCCAAAGGATGGCGGCTAGAAAGACCTAAGGAGGAGGATTAAAACCGCTTCATTGCGTAGAACACTCACCTCCAGTTCCGTATTCACAGCCAGTGAGTTCAAGCCCAGCAATCTCCTCACTGTTCCCGGAGCCACGACCAGAAACTCCTTACTCGCCACGAACTGCAGGAAGATGCTGCCCAATCGCGACAACAGGCCCTCCTCCAGCTGCAATCCCATCATCCGGCTGCAGATATAGATGCAGAGTGCCCTATCCGGCACCCGCGAGCCCTCATCGATGCCGATCCAACAGTTGGCGACGAGCTCCTGGCAGCCAAAGAACCTGGCGGTTCGGAAAACCTGCATCAGGAGAATCGGGCCCATTTGCTCCGATGGCTCCAGGGCCCAGCGATACATGGCCACAAAGGAACGGGCGCTGACCATCGAACTGGGCAGCTGGAAGATGTGCGAGGTGGAGAATTTCGGACGTCGGAAGAAGCTGGAGAGCACCTGGAGAACCATGGCATGGCAATGGAACTGTTTCTCCTCGACCACCACAATCAGAGTGGGCCTAACGTTCTCCTTGAACATAGTCAGCAGCTGCTGGGGGATAAATACACGCGGTGGACCCATCGACTCACTCCAGAGTTCATCCAAAGCCAGGCCAACTGTTTCCTCGGGATCGAGATTTTTCGCCATCTGTTGGACGGATACTTGCGGAATCTGACGACCTGTTAAATCCGTGCCGCTGTTGCTCAGCTGATGGAGCACATCGTCAAAGTTTCCCACCCGCAGGTCAAAGGGTGCGCCCAGGAGAAAGGGGCTGTCGCAGGGTAGTTGGTGGATGAAATGAACGCTACTTTCGGCACTGCTCTCCGTCGCCACGGTGCTCTCATCTTCGGTCGTCACTTTGAGATCCAGTTCCTCGAGATCCCCTCTAGAAGTCTCCTCATTAGGGGTTTCCTCTTCAAGGGTTTCTTCATTGGGTAACTCTTCATCAGGGATTTGCTCTACTAAGACTTCCTCATCAGGTGCTTCTTCATCAGGAGTTTCTTTATCAGGGGTTTCCCCATCAGGCGTTTCCATTATCTCAGACATCTCTTATTTAGAACGTTGGattttggttgggtggctttTTTCAGGCTTAAtatcacagaaaatgtttatcaATGTAGTcaatgtataaaaattaaggTTCTAAAATGTGTATGTtccataaaaactgaaaacccaGGCCTACTTTTCAGATAAAACTAAGAAATTTGAGTAGAATAATACCAGGAATCgtaattattatgatttttaatataaaaactacaaaataataattattatttgatttaaaaaaaaataaaagcaaataagtcttattttaaaatttgtataataaatattaaaattaagtcctatttttcaatttgtattatataaattgaaaataagtcttatttttaaatggttattataaaaatcgaaaataagtcgtattttcgaatttttattattataataaaaaaaatgatagaAATTTAAACATAACAAAGTTAAGgggtatttttatgatttggtaattaaaaaccattaaaagtGTTAATTGAACCtgggtaaaaattataaataaaatttgcaatgtatatattatatatcaaatattttatataaataataatatatatatttttattctaaatttataattacatttttatttaaattccattttttaagaaagtaTATATTCAACGGGgctaaaattctaaaaagaaaatcccaataaatatttatttaattgtataataataaattaatttatcataCTTGCAGGACGGCCTGTTCATCATCACACTGATTCCCTCGGAGGCCTCCATCCGCTGCTGCATCGAGCCCAAGACGTACATGCTCCAGATGACGCCCACCGAACTGCAGCTGAAGTCGGAGGATCTGGGGGCCACCATAGCCATGTGGCCGTATCGGTTCATCCGGAAGTACGGCTATCGCGACGGCAAGTTCACCTTCGAGGCGGGCAGAAAGTGCACCACCGGCGAGGGCGTCTTCACGTTGGATCACACCAATCCGCAGGAGGTATTCCGCTGCATGTCCGCCAAGATGAAGTCGATGAAGAAGCTGATTAGCGGCGACAGCAGCCTGGCCACTTTGGAGTGCGGCGAGAATCAGTTTAGTGCCGCCGCTGGCATGGAACCCGGCTCCCGAAGTCCCCTTCCCCCGTCGCCTTCGAGCAATCCGCATGGCGGCGAGTTCGAGATCAACTCGACGCAAAGTTGCATTTCCCTGCGTGGCTTCATCAGCTCCAACGATTCGCTGAATAACTTTGGAGCGGCAGCTACGCCCGCCGGAGGAATCACCCTAACCGTACCATCCGCAAATAGCAGTAGTAGCCAGGctaacaacagcagcagcagcagcagcaaacacATTCCCAACAAACCGCCACGCAAACTGGGCGGAGTCAGCCCGACGACAAGCCAACATTGTGATAAATACAGGAGCATTGTGAAGTATGAGCCTGTGGCCATAACGACGATATCCTCGCCCTCGGCCATCGCCTGCGATGCCGCCAAGCCGCTGGAATCGGGATCCTCCTCGGAATCGCCGGGAATAATCCAGCCATCGCCCGATGATCTGCCGCCCGATCTGCCGCTGCGCAACGAGAGCGTCGCCAAGATGGGTGCTCCTCCGCCGGAAAGGGACTACGAGTGCATCGAGAATATCACCGAGGCGTGGCGCACGCGGGGCGTGGGCGATGTGAGGCACTGCGAACGGATGCCGCCCATACTCTGCGATAACTCGGAATTCGTACGCCAATCCTGCACGCCCAAGATCATAGACATCGACATTGGCGAAGGCATCTCGACATCGCTGAGTGAATCCAACTACGATCGCCTGGACTTTCTCTCGCCGAACAACAAGACATCGAGTGGTTATAAGACCATTGTGAATGTCACACTGCCCGCGAATCGCGGACGCTGCAGTCCGCCGCCGCCCAATGAATACGAACTGATCGCTAGTCCCGATACGGAGAGCTTCCGCAAGGCCGACGATAGTCATCTGGGCTACGGAGTGCTAAGAAAAGCCAGCACAACGACCACGACgaacaataataatttagGAATCTCGAATTGCAACATCAGCGGAGGGAGCAGCAATAGTGCCACGTCAAACAAGAGCAGCCTCGAAACGGCTGCCATCGATCATCGCAGCTACAATGGGCTCAACTACACGATCGTCAGCAAACCGAAGCGGGTGTAGAAGATCCAGGGATCCTGGGATCGAATCGGGTGCAGTGGGGTTTAAGGTGGAGATcaggtttttatatttctccCAAAACACTGTTActgtttctaattttaagcCATCCATTTCCAAGAACTGTGTGGAGATAAAgcaaatttataaacatagtAGTCATCTTTCATGactatatttctttattttttataccgaTGATTCAGGGTCAGTATATCACTGGAAAATTAGAAACAGTAACCAGTTAACTttctgaatattttaataaaacgcattttgagttttaagTGTATAAGTGAAAAAGAAGAGACTGCCGAGTGCCTTACAGTtctacaaaaaacaaacaaagaaaaaaaaatgaaaaaaggcTGGAAATCGAGGGAAGGAAGTAGAGCTTATCGATACTTTCGATAATTTCACAATATCGATTcgataattaaatattgaaaatcgAGACAAATCAAATCCAAACCCGAATCTCCATATCCCACAATCTAACCTTCCCTTCGACCAGCCCAAAAAACCAACCATTCGAATCGTTCAATTTTTTGTGCATTTGTTTTTCGTTAACTATGTTAAATTCGTAATCTGTGATTGTATTGTTAATTGTGAAACTGTTAAATTTTAGCCAGCACTGCCCGCCACTTGATAAACGCACTcgaaacatatatttttccccCGGCTCTtacttaaaatctaaaaaaaaagaaaaggaaaataactAAAAGGACGCAACGAAAATGTTACAAAATGTGTATGCGATTTGTGTTAAATATATGTGTCTTAGTATATTTAAAGAGACTAGATTTTAGATACACTTTGTACTTGTTTCCGTTAATTCGTCCGTCCTCTCAAGGTTTTTGCTGCCATATAAAGCCCTCGAATCGTTATTCCTATACGTTTTTGTATGATCAATCATATAGcctgccataggaacaatcggtgTAATGCCATATAATCCCCGA
This window contains:
- the LOC108060317 gene encoding kelch-like protein 7; this translates as MSEIMETPDGETPDKETPDEEAPDEEVLVEQIPDEELPNEETLEEETPNEETSRGDLEELDLKVTTEDESTVATESSAESSVHFIHQLPCDSPFLLGAPFDLRVGNFDDVLHQLSNSGTDLTGRQIPQVSVQQMAKNLDPEETVGLALDELWSESMGPPRVFIPQQLLTMFKENVRPTLIVVVEEKQFHCHAMVLQVLSSFFRRPKFSTSHIFQLPSSMVSARSFVAMYRWALEPSEQMGPILLMQVFRTARFFGCQELVANCWIGIDEGSRVPDRALCIYICSRMMGLQLEEGLLSRLGSIFLQFVASKEFLVVAPGTVRRLLGLNSLAVNTELEVFLAAILWLNYKWPQRKHLALNMMQPIRFDLMPFMFLFTVVRGLEDGPPVMRMLVNAPAFRKRALSILNDIKGSRTRYQGRYGDNARTWIYDRRAPHHHGSKCRQMQFLNWDSFVRYLTWLQSAGSKHWLSLRTIDDPEVKCCPIERRR
- the Dok gene encoding uncharacterized protein Dok, whose translation is MDVEIPVLAGYLNVPTQTGFSLNRISKKKACSRYCLLFKASRHGIARLEMCESKEDRNPKIFTLEKCVKITQEPPPDRLIHIVKHHVTLTLSTSSEEDLKDWITALQTVAFPDTSPSGGIGAIEEDNDLYCSSFDGLFIITLIPSEASIRCCIEPKTYMLQMTPTELQLKSEDLGATIAMWPYRFIRKYGYRDGKFTFEAGRKCTTGEGVFTLDHTNPQEVFRCMSAKMKSMKKLISGDSSLATLECGENQFSAAAGMEPGSRSPLPPSPSSNPHGGEFEINSTQSCISLRGFISSNDSLNNFGAAATPAGGITLTVPSANSSSSQANNSSSSSSKHIPNKPPRKLGGVSPTTSQHCDKYRSIVKYEPVAITTISSPSAIACDAAKPLESGSSSESPGIIQPSPDDLPPDLPLRNESVAKMGAPPPERDYECIENITEAWRTRGVGDVRHCERMPPILCDNSEFVRQSCTPKIIDIDIGEGISTSLSESNYDRLDFLSPNNKTSSGYKTIVNVTLPANRGRCSPPPPNEYELIASPDTESFRKADDSHLGYGVLRKASTTTTTNNNNLGISNCNISGGSSNSATSNKSSLETAAIDHRSYNGLNYTIVSKPKRV